The Pyruvatibacter sp. HU-CL02332 genome includes a window with the following:
- the rplF gene encoding 50S ribosomal protein L6, whose product MSRIGKMPIAIASGVTVTVDGRTVKAKGSKGELELTLVPEVTVSQGEDGLTVAPVDDSQRARAMWGLSRSLVANMVQGVAEGFSKELEINGVGYRAEVQGKSLKLALGFSHDVIYPVPEGIEIKTPKPTEVVISGIDKQKVGQVAAEIRSYRPPEPYKGKGVKYVDEYIFRKEGKKK is encoded by the coding sequence ATGTCGCGTATCGGTAAAATGCCTATCGCCATTGCAAGTGGCGTCACTGTGACCGTCGATGGTCGAACAGTGAAGGCGAAGGGATCAAAGGGTGAGCTTGAGCTTACGCTTGTTCCAGAAGTCACAGTCAGCCAGGGCGAAGACGGTCTTACCGTTGCGCCGGTTGATGATAGCCAGCGTGCACGCGCAATGTGGGGCCTGTCGCGCTCTCTCGTTGCGAACATGGTGCAGGGTGTTGCGGAAGGCTTCAGCAAGGAGCTTGAGATCAACGGTGTTGGTTACCGTGCAGAAGTGCAGGGTAAGAGCCTCAAGCTTGCGCTGGGCTTCAGCCACGATGTGATCTACCCAGTGCCCGAAGGCATTGAGATCAAGACACCAAAGCCTACGGAAGTTGTAATTTCGGGAATCGACAAGCAAAAGGTCGGGCAGGTTGCTGCTGAGATCCGTAGCTATCGTCCGCCAGAGCCTTACAAGGGCAAGGGCGTGAAGTATGTCGACGAATACATCTTCCGCAAGGAAGGCAAGAAGAAGTAA
- the rpsC gene encoding 30S ribosomal protein S3, with protein sequence MGHKVNPIGLRLGVNRTWDSRWYANRGEYGELLHEDVRIREFLMKELKQAGISKVIIERPHKKCRVTIHTARPGVVIGKKGADIETLRRKIQSMTASEVHLNIVEVRKPEIDAQLVADSIAQQLERRVAFRRAMKRSVQSAMRMGAEGIRITCGGRLGGAEIARVEWYREGRVPLHTLRADIDYATSTAFTAYGASGIKVWIFKGEILEHDPMAHEKRALSAQEGGRPGGGDRRPRRD encoded by the coding sequence ATGGGACATAAGGTCAATCCAATCGGGCTCCGCCTTGGCGTCAACCGTACCTGGGACTCCCGCTGGTATGCGAACCGCGGCGAGTATGGCGAGCTGCTTCATGAGGATGTGCGCATCCGTGAATTCCTGATGAAGGAATTGAAGCAGGCCGGCATCTCCAAGGTGATTATCGAGCGTCCGCACAAGAAGTGCCGGGTAACGATCCACACCGCACGTCCGGGTGTTGTCATCGGCAAGAAGGGCGCGGACATCGAAACACTGCGTCGCAAGATCCAGTCGATGACCGCCAGCGAAGTGCACCTCAACATTGTTGAAGTGCGCAAGCCTGAAATTGATGCGCAGCTGGTGGCAGATTCCATTGCCCAGCAGCTTGAGCGTCGTGTTGCATTCCGCCGTGCCATGAAGCGCTCGGTTCAGTCTGCAATGCGTATGGGTGCCGAAGGCATTCGTATCACCTGCGGCGGTCGTCTTGGTGGTGCTGAAATTGCTCGTGTTGAGTGGTACCGCGAAGGTCGTGTGCCCCTTCATACACTGCGCGCTGACATTGACTACGCCACGTCTACGGCGTTCACCGCCTACGGTGCCTCCGGCATCAAGGTTTGGATTTTCAAGGGCGAAATCCTTGAGCACGACCCAATGGCACATGAGAAGCGTGCCCTGTCTGCTCAGGAAGGTGGACGTCCCGGTGGCGGCGATCGTCGGCCCCGTCGCGACTAA
- the rpsN gene encoding 30S ribosomal protein S14 codes for MAKKSAIEKNKKRQQLVQKYASKRAALRELIHNQELPIEERIQAQLKLNALPRDSSPSRVRNRCEVSGRPRGYYRKLKMSRIALRDFASNGQVPGMVKSSW; via the coding sequence ATGGCGAAAAAGAGCGCCATCGAAAAGAACAAGAAGCGTCAGCAGCTTGTGCAGAAGTACGCATCAAAGCGTGCAGCTCTGCGTGAGCTCATTCACAACCAGGAACTGCCCATCGAGGAGCGGATCCAGGCTCAGTTGAAGCTCAATGCGCTGCCACGGGATTCATCTCCCAGCCGCGTTCGGAACCGGTGTGAAGTATCCGGTCGTCCGCGCGGTTATTATCGCAAGCTGAAAATGTCACGCATCGCGCTGCGGGATTTTGCCTCCAATGGGCAGGTTCCGGGCATGGTCAAGTCAAGCTGGTAG
- the rplR gene encoding 50S ribosomal protein L18, with product MSNSMKMRERRKMRVRRSLKKTANGRPRLSVYRSSKHISAQVIDDVQGVTLASASTLEKDLRGSLKTGADVAAAKAVGELVAKRAKDNGVKDVVFDRGGYIYHGRVKALADAAREGGLEF from the coding sequence ATGAGCAATTCAATGAAGATGCGCGAACGCCGCAAGATGCGGGTGCGCCGTTCGCTTAAGAAGACCGCCAACGGGCGTCCGCGCCTGTCGGTTTACCGGTCGTCGAAGCACATTTCTGCACAGGTCATCGATGATGTTCAGGGTGTTACCCTGGCATCTGCATCGACCCTGGAAAAGGATCTGCGCGGTAGCCTGAAGACGGGCGCCGATGTGGCTGCAGCAAAAGCTGTGGGTGAGTTGGTGGCCAAGCGTGCGAAAGACAATGGCGTCAAGGACGTCGTCTTCGACCGTGGCGGGTACATTTATCATGGCCGTGTGAAAGCGCTGGCCGACGCTGCCCGTGAGGGCGGCTTGGAATTCTAG
- the rplX gene encoding 50S ribosomal protein L24 encodes MKLKIRKGDKVVVTTGKDKGKTGEVLKVLREENRAVVQGVNIVRRHTRQTPQAEGGIIAKEAPIHISNIAIEDPKEGGASRVGFKTLDDGRKVRVAKRSGEVIDG; translated from the coding sequence TTGAAACTGAAAATTCGCAAGGGCGACAAGGTCGTTGTGACGACTGGTAAGGACAAGGGCAAAACGGGCGAAGTGCTAAAGGTACTTCGTGAGGAAAACCGTGCTGTTGTTCAGGGCGTGAACATTGTTCGCCGCCACACACGTCAGACGCCGCAGGCCGAAGGCGGGATCATCGCTAAGGAAGCGCCGATCCACATTTCGAATATCGCGATTGAAGATCCCAAAGAGGGCGGCGCATCGCGGGTTGGCTTTAAGACGCTTGATGACGGACGCAAGGTTCGTGTCGCGAAGCGCTCAGGAGAAGTAATCGATGGCTGA
- the rplE gene encoding 50S ribosomal protein L5, translated as MADAAEATDNYVPRARATYEGVVREKLIEEFGYKNPMQVPKVEKIVLNIGAGVAVGDSKKIGSAVKALEALTGQKAVITKAKKSEATFKLREGMNIGAKVTLRKERMYEFLDRLVNIALPRVRDFRGLNPKSFDGNGNYAMGLKEHIVFPEINYDDVDHVWGMDIIVCTSAATDDEARALLRELNFPFTS; from the coding sequence ATGGCTGATGCTGCTGAAGCCACGGACAACTACGTACCGCGCGCCCGCGCGACCTACGAAGGTGTCGTTCGTGAAAAGCTTATTGAGGAATTCGGGTACAAGAACCCGATGCAGGTACCCAAGGTCGAGAAGATCGTCCTGAACATTGGTGCCGGCGTCGCTGTGGGTGACTCGAAGAAGATTGGTTCTGCGGTTAAAGCGCTTGAAGCCCTTACGGGTCAAAAGGCTGTTATTACCAAGGCCAAGAAGTCTGAAGCCACGTTCAAGCTTCGCGAAGGCATGAACATCGGTGCCAAGGTCACACTGCGCAAAGAGCGTATGTATGAGTTCCTTGATCGCCTGGTGAACATTGCTCTGCCGCGCGTGCGTGACTTTAGGGGTCTGAACCCCAAGAGCTTTGACGGCAATGGCAACTACGCCATGGGCCTGAAGGAACACATCGTGTTCCCAGAGATCAACTATGACGACGTCGATCACGTATGGGGGATGGATATCATCGTCTGTACTTCGGCTGCCACTGATGACGAGGCGAGGGCTCTCCTTCGCGAACTCAACTTCCCCTTCACGTCGTAA
- the rpsJ gene encoding 30S ribosomal protein S10 translates to MQNQNIRIRLKAFDHRILDASTLEIVNTAKRTGATVRGPIPLPNRIEKFTVLRGPHIDKKSREQFEIRTHKRLLDIVDPTPQTVDALMKLDLAAGVDVEIKL, encoded by the coding sequence ATGCAGAACCAGAACATTCGCATTCGTTTGAAAGCATTCGATCATCGTATTCTCGATGCTTCGACGCTGGAAATCGTCAATACGGCGAAACGGACGGGTGCAACGGTGCGTGGGCCAATCCCGCTGCCGAACCGGATCGAGAAGTTCACTGTGCTTCGTGGTCCGCACATCGATAAGAAGAGCCGTGAACAATTCGAGATCCGTACGCACAAGCGTCTTCTCGACATTGTCGACCCAACACCGCAGACCGTGGACGCGCTTATGAAGCTCGACCTCGCCGCCGGCGTTGACGTCGAAATTAAGCTCTAG
- the rplD gene encoding 50S ribosomal protein L4 translates to MKLDVQTLDAKKAGSVDLPDDVFALKPRTDILHRMVTYQLAKRRAGTHKTKGRSEIAGTTKKMYKQKGTGGARHGNKKVPQFRGGGKAFGPVVRDHAHGLTKKVRALALRHALSTKAQAGSIIVLDEAKLPEPKTKVVKDAFAKLGITSTLIVDGAELDDNFALAARNIPHTDVLPVQGINVYDVLRRDTLVLTKSALEALEARFA, encoded by the coding sequence ATGAAGCTGGACGTCCAGACACTCGACGCCAAGAAGGCGGGCAGCGTTGATCTGCCGGATGACGTGTTCGCGCTCAAGCCGCGTACCGACATTCTCCACCGTATGGTGACTTATCAGCTGGCCAAGCGCCGCGCTGGTACGCACAAGACAAAAGGCCGTTCCGAAATCGCCGGTACGACCAAGAAGATGTACAAGCAGAAGGGCACCGGTGGTGCTCGTCACGGTAACAAGAAGGTTCCTCAGTTCCGTGGTGGCGGCAAGGCCTTTGGTCCGGTTGTGCGTGATCACGCACACGGCCTGACCAAGAAGGTTCGCGCGCTTGCTCTTCGTCATGCACTTTCGACCAAGGCACAGGCCGGCTCGATCATCGTTCTTGATGAAGCCAAGCTGCCTGAGCCCAAGACCAAGGTCGTGAAAGACGCTTTTGCCAAGCTGGGTATCACAAGCACGCTCATCGTTGATGGTGCGGAACTTGATGACAACTTCGCACTGGCAGCGCGGAACATTCCGCACACGGACGTGCTGCCTGTTCAGGGCATCAACGTTTATGACGTTCTGCGCCGTGACACATTGGTGCTGACAAAGTCAGCGCTCGAAGCACTGGAGGCACGGTTCGCATGA
- the rplP gene encoding 50S ribosomal protein L16 encodes MLQPKRTKFRKAHKGRIHGVAKGGTALNFGSHGLKAQEPMRVTARQIEAARRAITRHMKRAGRVWIRIFPDVPVSKKPTEVRMGKGKGTPEYWVARVKPGRVMFEIDGVPHDVAKEALELGAAKLPLKVRMITRVGEH; translated from the coding sequence ATGCTGCAGCCAAAGCGCACAAAATTCCGCAAGGCCCACAAGGGCCGCATCCATGGCGTTGCCAAGGGCGGGACGGCTTTGAATTTCGGCTCCCACGGGCTTAAGGCCCAGGAACCAATGCGTGTTACGGCACGTCAGATTGAAGCGGCGCGTCGTGCCATCACACGTCACATGAAGCGTGCTGGCCGTGTGTGGATCCGCATCTTCCCGGATGTGCCGGTTTCAAAGAAGCCGACTGAAGTTCGGATGGGTAAAGGTAAGGGTACGCCGGAATATTGGGTGGCTCGGGTCAAGCCGGGTCGCGTGATGTTCGAAATCGATGGTGTTCCACACGACGTGGCGAAAGAAGCGCTGGAACTTGGTGCTGCCAAGCTCCCGCTCAAGGTTCGCATGATCACGCGTGTTGGCGAACACTAG
- the rpmD gene encoding 50S ribosomal protein L30 yields the protein MAAKKTITVEQIGSPIRRPDRQQKVLIGLGLNKMHRRRTLEDTPAVRGMVNKVHHLVRIVDES from the coding sequence ATGGCAGCTAAGAAAACAATCACCGTTGAGCAGATTGGTAGCCCAATCCGTCGTCCGGATCGTCAGCAGAAAGTGCTGATTGGTCTTGGCCTCAACAAGATGCATCGTCGTCGGACGCTGGAAGACACTCCAGCTGTGCGCGGCATGGTCAACAAGGTGCACCATCTGGTGCGGATCGTGGACGAGTCCTAG
- the rpmC gene encoding 50S ribosomal protein L29 — protein sequence MGLMKIADVRDMTPDQMDDEVVKLRKEAFNMRFQRATGQLDNTARLRVIRRTIARIKTIQGERGKADASA from the coding sequence ATAGGACTGATGAAGATTGCAGATGTCCGGGACATGACGCCCGACCAGATGGACGACGAAGTGGTGAAGCTGCGCAAGGAAGCATTCAACATGCGCTTCCAGCGTGCCACGGGTCAGCTCGATAATACGGCGCGTTTGCGCGTAATCCGCCGCACGATTGCACGGATTAAAACCATTCAGGGCGAGCGCGGCAAAGCCGACGCTTCTGCCTAA
- the rplB gene encoding 50S ribosomal protein L2 has protein sequence MALKKYNPITPSQRQLVTVDRSGLWKGKPVKTLTQGLTKSGGRNNKGRTTSYRTGGGHKRTYRMIDFKRRKFDVPAKVERLEYDPNRTAFIALIKYEDGELSYILAPQRLAEGDTVIAGARVDVKPGNAMPLSAMPIGTIVHNVEMKEGKGGQIARSAGTYVQLVGRDQGYAILRLGSGEQRLVRGECMATVGAVSNPDQSNIKLGKAGRSRWLGRRPTVRGVAMNPVDHPHGGGEGRTSGGRHPVTPWGKPTKGRRTRSNKSTDKYIVRSRHQRKKKR, from the coding sequence ATGGCACTTAAGAAATACAATCCGATCACGCCGAGCCAGCGCCAGCTGGTGACCGTCGATCGCTCTGGTCTTTGGAAAGGCAAGCCGGTCAAGACATTGACCCAGGGCCTTACAAAGTCTGGTGGCCGCAACAACAAGGGCCGCACTACGTCTTACCGGACGGGTGGTGGTCACAAGCGCACCTATCGGATGATCGACTTCAAGCGTCGTAAGTTCGATGTACCTGCGAAGGTGGAGCGTCTTGAGTATGACCCCAACCGGACAGCCTTTATTGCGCTGATCAAGTACGAAGACGGTGAGCTGTCTTACATCCTCGCTCCACAGCGTCTGGCAGAAGGCGACACTGTTATCGCCGGTGCCCGCGTTGACGTGAAGCCAGGCAATGCGATGCCACTTTCTGCGATGCCAATCGGCACCATCGTCCACAATGTGGAGATGAAGGAAGGCAAGGGCGGTCAGATCGCTCGTTCAGCCGGTACTTATGTGCAGCTGGTTGGTCGCGATCAGGGTTATGCAATTCTGCGTCTTGGTTCCGGTGAGCAGCGTCTTGTTCGCGGTGAATGCATGGCGACAGTGGGTGCGGTTTCAAATCCGGACCAGTCAAATATCAAGCTTGGTAAAGCGGGTCGTTCTCGCTGGCTTGGCCGTCGTCCGACGGTTCGTGGTGTTGCCATGAACCCGGTCGATCACCCCCACGGTGGTGGTGAAGGTCGTACGTCAGGTGGTCGTCATCCAGTGACACCGTGGGGCAAGCCCACGAAGGGTCGCCGGACACGCTCTAACAAGTCCACAGATAAATACATCGTGCGCAGCCGTCACCAGCGCAAGAAGAAGCGGTAG
- a CDS encoding 50S ribosomal protein L23, whose amino-acid sequence MKAEDLYTVLQAPVITEKSTIAGENNQVVFRVPLEATKPQVKEAVEALFKVEVKAVNTMRVKGKQKRFRGTLGKRSDIKKAIVTLADGHSIDVTTGL is encoded by the coding sequence ATGAAGGCCGAAGATCTCTACACCGTCCTTCAGGCGCCGGTGATCACTGAAAAGTCCACCATTGCTGGTGAGAACAATCAGGTGGTTTTCCGTGTTCCGCTTGAAGCTACGAAGCCGCAGGTGAAGGAAGCTGTTGAAGCTCTCTTCAAGGTTGAGGTGAAAGCTGTCAACACGATGCGGGTCAAAGGCAAGCAGAAGCGTTTTCGCGGCACGCTTGGCAAACGTTCGGATATCAAGAAGGCAATCGTCACGCTTGCCGATGGTCACTCCATTGATGTGACTACAGGCCTTTAA
- the rplV gene encoding 50S ribosomal protein L22 — translation MGKPSKPRKLAENEARAVGRMLRTSPRKLNLVAQSIRGLKVDRAIADLTFSPKRISKSVKAVLESAIANAENNHDLDVDELVVHEAYVGKNLVMKRWKPRARGRVGRIEKPFSQITIVVREKSAETSGEAA, via the coding sequence ATGGGTAAGCCATCCAAACCCCGGAAGCTGGCGGAAAACGAGGCGCGTGCGGTTGGCCGCATGCTGCGTACGAGCCCGCGCAAGCTGAACCTGGTTGCTCAGTCCATCCGTGGTCTGAAGGTTGATCGTGCAATTGCCGATCTGACCTTCTCACCAAAGCGGATTTCAAAGTCGGTAAAGGCGGTTCTTGAAAGCGCCATTGCCAATGCTGAAAACAACCATGATCTGGATGTCGACGAACTCGTCGTCCACGAAGCTTATGTAGGCAAGAACCTTGTCATGAAGCGCTGGAAGCCACGGGCACGTGGTCGGGTAGGCCGGATTGAAAAGCCATTCAGCCAGATCACGATTGTTGTGCGCGAGAAGAGTGCCGAGACTTCAGGGGAAGCTGCGTAA
- the rpsH gene encoding 30S ribosomal protein S8, producing the protein MSFSDPLGDMLTRIRNGQMRGKSKVQTPGSNLRRRVLDVLQSEGYIRGYAEVAFDNGRKEFEIELKYFEGTPVIREIKRVSKPGRRVYSAVTDLPQVYNGLGISILSTPKGVMSDHIAREENVGGEVLCQVF; encoded by the coding sequence ATGTCTTTTTCTGATCCCCTCGGCGATATGCTGACCCGCATCCGCAATGGCCAGATGCGCGGTAAGTCAAAGGTCCAGACCCCAGGGTCAAACCTTCGCCGCCGTGTGCTCGATGTGCTGCAGTCTGAAGGTTACATTCGCGGTTACGCGGAAGTGGCTTTCGACAATGGCCGCAAGGAATTTGAGATCGAGCTCAAATATTTCGAAGGCACGCCCGTGATCCGCGAGATCAAGCGTGTGTCCAAGCCTGGTCGCCGTGTTTATTCCGCGGTGACTGATCTTCCTCAGGTCTACAACGGCCTGGGCATTTCCATTCTGTCGACACCCAAGGGTGTGATGTCTGACCACATCGCACGTGAGGAAAATGTCGGTGGTGAGGTTCTCTGCCAGGTGTTCTAG
- the rpsS gene encoding 30S ribosomal protein S19, with protein MTRSVWKGPFVDGYLLKKADAVRESGRNEIIKIWSRRSTILPQFVGLNFGVYNGNKHVPVQISEDMVGHKFGEFAPTRTYYGHTADKKAKRK; from the coding sequence ATGACACGCTCCGTATGGAAAGGGCCGTTTGTTGACGGCTATCTGTTGAAGAAGGCCGACGCAGTGCGCGAGTCGGGCCGTAACGAGATCATCAAGATCTGGTCACGTCGCTCTACGATCCTGCCGCAGTTCGTTGGTCTCAATTTCGGTGTCTACAACGGCAACAAGCATGTGCCGGTGCAGATTTCTGAAGACATGGTTGGCCACAAGTTTGGCGAGTTCGCTCCGACACGGACGTACTACGGTCATACGGCTGACAAGAAGGCGAAGAGGAAGTAA
- the rplC gene encoding 50S ribosomal protein L3, whose translation MRAGVIAQKVGMTRVFTDEGKHIPVTVLKLDGCQVVGHRTEEKNGYTALQLGAGSIKVKNLTRAARGHFAKTSVEPRRRLVEFRVTPDNLIDVGAELQADHFVAGQYVDASGISIGKGFAGAMKRHNFGGLRATHGVSISHRSHGSTGQCQDPGKVFKGKKMAGHMGQTRVTTQNLEIVSTDVERGLILVKGAIPGSKGGWVQLSDAVKKPLPEGVPMPGAFRTAGSSDEKPAEETAAETPAEEVVADEAENKDDA comes from the coding sequence ATGCGCGCTGGCGTGATCGCACAAAAAGTTGGCATGACGCGGGTCTTTACGGACGAGGGGAAGCATATTCCCGTCACCGTTCTTAAGCTCGATGGTTGCCAGGTTGTTGGACACCGCACGGAAGAGAAGAATGGCTACACAGCCCTTCAGCTCGGTGCAGGCTCCATCAAGGTCAAAAATCTCACCCGTGCTGCGCGCGGTCACTTTGCCAAGACGTCGGTGGAACCCCGTCGCCGTCTGGTCGAGTTCCGTGTGACACCGGACAACCTCATCGACGTGGGCGCTGAACTTCAGGCCGACCACTTCGTTGCTGGCCAGTATGTGGATGCCTCCGGTATCTCGATTGGTAAAGGGTTTGCCGGTGCGATGAAGCGCCATAACTTCGGCGGTCTTCGCGCAACGCACGGTGTATCCATCTCTCACCGTTCCCACGGTTCGACCGGTCAGTGTCAGGACCCGGGCAAGGTGTTCAAGGGGAAGAAGATGGCCGGTCACATGGGTCAAACCCGCGTGACCACCCAGAACCTTGAGATCGTTTCTACGGATGTAGAGCGCGGCCTCATTCTGGTGAAGGGCGCCATTCCTGGCTCTAAGGGCGGCTGGGTGCAGCTGTCTGACGCTGTCAAGAAGCCGCTTCCTGAAGGTGTGCCGATGCCTGGTGCGTTCCGCACGGCTGGTTCGTCCGACGAGAAGCCTGCTGAAGAAACCGCTGCTGAAACCCCGGCTGAAGAAGTCGTGGCGGATGAAGCTGAGAACAAGGACGACGCATAG
- the rplO gene encoding 50S ribosomal protein L15: MKLNELKDNEGARKERMRVGRGYGSGKGVTAGRGQKGQKSRSGVAIKGYEGGQMPIHMRLPKRGFNNPFPTVYAIVNIGRVQRAIDEGTLDGSKPVNAEALRGAGLLRRKDVDVRLLAKGDLKSKVSFEVTSASKGAAEAVEKAGGSIKIVESARPKPAAETASA; the protein is encoded by the coding sequence ATGAAGCTGAACGAGCTCAAAGATAACGAAGGCGCCCGCAAGGAGCGCATGCGTGTGGGCCGTGGTTACGGTTCCGGTAAGGGCGTAACTGCTGGTCGCGGCCAAAAGGGCCAGAAGTCACGCTCCGGTGTGGCTATCAAGGGCTACGAAGGTGGCCAGATGCCCATTCACATGCGTCTGCCGAAGCGGGGCTTTAACAACCCGTTCCCGACAGTCTACGCAATCGTGAACATCGGCCGGGTGCAGCGCGCCATCGATGAGGGCACACTGGACGGCTCGAAGCCGGTCAATGCTGAAGCTCTTCGGGGTGCAGGTCTTCTGCGCCGCAAGGATGTGGATGTACGCCTGCTGGCAAAGGGCGACTTGAAGTCCAAGGTCTCTTTCGAAGTAACAAGCGCATCCAAGGGTGCCGCTGAAGCTGTTGAAAAAGCCGGTGGATCGATCAAGATCGTTGAATCAGCTCGGCCCAAGCCGGCTGCTGAAACCGCTTCTGCGTAA
- the rplN gene encoding 50S ribosomal protein L14 — MIQMQSNLDVADNSGARRVQCIKVLGGSKRKYAGVGDTIVVSIKEAIPRGRVKKGDVMKAVIVRTAKEIRRPDGSAIRFDSNAAVLVNNNGEPIGTRIFGPVTRELRAKNMMKIVSLAPEVL, encoded by the coding sequence ATGATCCAGATGCAGTCGAATTTGGACGTCGCGGACAACTCAGGTGCCCGTCGCGTTCAGTGCATCAAGGTGCTGGGTGGCTCCAAGCGCAAATATGCCGGTGTTGGTGACACGATTGTTGTCAGCATCAAGGAAGCCATTCCCCGTGGTCGCGTAAAAAAGGGCGACGTGATGAAGGCAGTGATTGTACGCACTGCCAAGGAAATCCGCCGCCCGGACGGAAGTGCCATCCGCTTTGATAGCAATGCGGCTGTGCTCGTGAACAACAATGGTGAGCCGATCGGCACTCGTATCTTTGGCCCGGTTACTCGTGAACTGCGTGCCAAGAACATGATGAAGATCGTGTCTCTCGCACCGGAGGTGCTTTAG
- the rpsE gene encoding 30S ribosomal protein S5, with protein sequence MAREQGGRNDRGRGRDRDDRDSEFVDKLVHINRVAKVVKGGRRFGFAALVVVGDQKGRVGFGKGKAREVPEAIRKATEQAKRQMIRVPLREGRTLHHDVAGRHGAGRVYLRAAPPGTGIIAGGPMRAVFETLGMQDLVAKSIGTSNPYNMVRATFDALTREQSPRMVAARRGLKVSDVVSRRSDASSEALEDAE encoded by the coding sequence GTGGCACGGGAACAAGGCGGTCGGAATGACCGCGGACGTGGGCGCGATCGCGATGATCGTGATAGCGAATTCGTCGACAAGCTGGTGCATATCAACCGCGTCGCCAAAGTGGTGAAGGGCGGTCGCCGTTTCGGTTTTGCTGCCCTTGTGGTGGTTGGTGATCAGAAGGGCCGGGTTGGCTTTGGCAAGGGCAAGGCCCGTGAAGTGCCGGAAGCTATCCGCAAGGCAACGGAACAGGCCAAGCGCCAGATGATCCGTGTGCCGCTGCGCGAAGGCCGTACGCTGCATCACGATGTGGCTGGTCGTCATGGCGCGGGTCGTGTGTACCTGCGTGCGGCGCCTCCAGGCACCGGCATCATTGCTGGCGGTCCAATGCGTGCGGTGTTTGAAACGCTGGGCATGCAGGATCTGGTGGCGAAGTCGATCGGTACGTCGAACCCCTACAACATGGTTCGGGCAACGTTTGATGCTCTAACGCGCGAGCAGAGCCCGCGTATGGTGGCAGCACGCCGTGGCCTCAAGGTCAGCGACGTGGTTTCCCGCCGTTCCGATGCTTCTTCTGAAGCGCTCGAAGACGCTGAGTAG
- the rpsQ gene encoding 30S ribosomal protein S17, translating into MPKRVLQGVVVSDKMKDTVTVLVERRFTDPVMKKTIRRTKRYHAHDAQNAFKTGDKVRIRECVPISKTKRWEIYTGEEA; encoded by the coding sequence ATGCCAAAGCGCGTGCTCCAGGGCGTCGTGGTCAGCGACAAAATGAAAGACACGGTCACAGTGCTCGTTGAGCGCCGTTTTACCGACCCTGTCATGAAGAAGACCATTCGTCGTACGAAGCGGTATCACGCACATGATGCGCAGAACGCTTTCAAGACGGGTGACAAGGTGCGCATTCGTGAATGCGTTCCGATTTCCAAGACGAAGCGCTGGGAAATCTACACTGGCGAAGAGGCGTAA